gataggtcgtatcagttGATTCGGGCTGCGGTTTTGCGTTGGTCGCTGTTTCTGCTATAAggattcgtttaattgcccagaagctaaatttaacaaaatctgtggttcatgacattatgatggagcacttgaacatgcgcaaagTGTaagcgaagatggtcccaaaaatGCCGCCGAGTGGaagtgccaagaaaatttgaacatgtgtgacaTGAATAACATAATCATAGGTGAGGAGTCATAGAtatttgagtatgatcccgagacaatgAGGTAATACAGCGAGTGGCACACGCCGTCAGAGGGGATCCAATCAGCATTCGGCTGTCAAGGATATTCTGGAGAATACCTTGCGTTACGCCTTCAatacttggaaatcgcgctgacaGCGCAGCATCGacacagaaggagcctattttgaaagtttttaaaagaattgtaacgattgttccaataatttttttaagtaacccgattccccaatcgatgacgatggagcagatgttccattgcccgaccatgaagaagttcgaatagcaattacccgcctgaagaacaacaaagcggcgggggccgatggattgccggccgagctattcaaacacggcagcgaagaactgataaggagcatgcatcagcttttttgtaaaatatggccggacgaaaacatgcccaacgattggaatttaagtgtgctctgcccaatccataaaaaaggagaccccacaatctgcgccaactaccgtgggataagcctcctcaacatcgcatataaggttctgtggagcgtattgtgtgaaagattaaaacccaccgtcaacaaactgattggaccttatgagtgtggctttagacctggcaaatcaacaaccgaccagatattcaccatgctccaaatcttcgaaaagacccgtgaaagaagaatcgacacacaccacctcttcgtcgatttcaaagctgctttcgacagcacgaaaaggagctgcctttacgctgcgatgtctgaatttggtattcccgcaaaactaatacggctatgtaaactgacgttgagcaacacgaaaagctccgtcaggatcgggaaggacctctccgagccgttcgataccaaacgaggtttcagacaaggcgactccctttggtgcgacttcttcaatctgctgctggagaaaattattcgagctgcagaacttaatcgagcaggtacaatcttttataagagtgtacagctgttggcgtatgccgatgatattgatattatcggGATCAACatccgcgctgttagttctggtTTCTCCaggctagacaaggaagcacagaaaatgggtctggcagtgaacgagggcaagacgaattatctcctgtcatcaaacaaacagtcgtcgcactcgcgacttggctctcacgtcactgctgacagtcataactttgaagttgtagataatttcgtctatttagaaaccagtattaacaccaccaacaatgtcagcctggaaatcaaacgcaggattgctcttgccaacaggtgctacttcggactgagtaggcaattgaaaagtaaagtcctctctcgacgaacaaaagccaaactctataagtcactcataattcccgtcctgctttatggtgcaaaggcttggacgatgacagcaaccgatgagtcgacgttacgagttttcaagagaaaagttctgcgaaagatttatgtttCTTTCCATCGacttcgagaagctgcaatcacaacagacagccgaacgattttctactcggcttgcactcccgctctctgagagcactcatcagcaactcggtataagggaactgagACGGCCttcgtacagctgcaaacgaaaccgttggttttcggaaaatgcaaaaaaaaaaaaaacagctagtacgatgaggagtgccatgtcgcagcagagagaaaacagactgcctacctcgtaacgttacgatcgacaGCAACACGTtcggaatgggatagataccgagggCTGagaagggaagcgagacgcatttgcagacagaaaaagaggccgaaatgcgtgcgACAAGCTGTGCGacacccgtctgaagaacaacagaGCGGCCGatgaattgccggccgagcttttCAAGACCGCTTTTTCGGCGGTGAAGAACTGGTAAGGATAATgcttcagcttctttgtagaatatggtctgACGAAAGCATGCGCAACGTTTGGAATTAGCCCTACaaagcataattaaaaaaaaaaaaaactatgttgTTTGGCGTAGGATAAGAagttaaggaaaaaaataaaaaaataataattacttattataaaaaattaagttattatttCTGTTCCACATGAGgtacacttttttttggcataatgagaaaatcaaacaatttcaaataatttgactTAGCATGATAaacttataaacataaaaagttttatttattggatcgtTTTCTATTCCCGAATATATTTCAAAGTCGTAAGCAAACCCACGATCGCCGCAATGAACCAGCAGTTTATACCCCCATTTAAGCGGAACACTTTGACACATTTTCTTAAGTGTTTCTAAAATAggttttattttatgaagaCGATCATGTTCTGGATTACCTGTGGGGCGCATCAATGTATTGTCATTGAAATGAAGAAATTGACAGATTTTTGTGAAGTAATTGATCGCCTTCGTTTCCATTATCAGTGGTAAACCCAATTCAGATGTTCAATATATTCGCAAATTTGGCAATGGTGCAAAGCTCATATGCAAACAGGCCCCTAAGAACTTTTTCAATTCAGCAGTTGTAATTTGGAATCTTTTTGAATACTAAATTTAAGCATTTCTTCTGCAATATGCCTGAGTAATTCTTCatcaaaaaaccacaaaaaataccGTAGAGGAGTTTCGAATCCTATGTTGGTGGCGGTAAGTTTGTGTCTCCGGTAAACATAGAAGATACTGGTTGAAAAGGTGTTTTTTTCCCAGATAAATCTTCTTTTTTCCTCTTGATGGCAGACACAGATTTTTTAGATCTGTTAGCACCGGCACTATTCATGAAAATGGATGGCGGTCTAGTATTACGTGATATTATTTGCATTAGATACTAGGTTCGCACCAGAAGTACTAGGCAACTGAGTAGTTGATGTTTGCTGCTGATCAATCTCAGTGTCTATGATACGAACATCCTGGTTATCGGGGACAAACAATGATGTCTCTTCGGTGATAATGTACATTTCGTGTCGACAAGTGATTCCGATATAAAGTTTACAGTACtctgaattttttcaatatcttcaTCAGTTTCGGCATCAGAAAAGTCTTCGTCTTCTTCATTTTGTGATGGTACAGCCAAAAAATCTTCAATATAAACGTTTTTCGACATAATATaacgaaaaatttaagaatttataaGTATTAGTGTCGTATGTATTTAGTCATAAAAATGACCGCTATGCACGGAGTACTGCATCATAAACGcctgaaaaatatacataaattgaattttttaattacactaGTACAATAATAAACTTACCTCttcaaaatacataatttttccaacacttttttatatttaccaattttaaaactttttcgtaagcattttttaaccattttagAAATGTCATGTTAGaactgtataaactgacgttgagcaataccaaaaggtccgtcaggatcgggaaggacctctccgcgctgttcgataccaaacgtggtatcagacaaggcgactccccatcgtgcgacttcttcaatctgctgctggagaaaataattgcagctgcagaacttaattgagcaggtacaatcttctataagagtgtacatctGCTGACGTCTgctgatgatattaatatctggtctcaacacccgcgccgttagttctgctttctccagacaaacaaacaagtgggtctggcagtgaacaagggcaagacgaaatatctcctttcGACAAACAAAAAGTCGCTCCCAAAAagaggctcccacgtcacttttgacaccgttggagaaggacctggctgcgcttggtgtctcgaattggcgccaaaatgCTAAAACAAGatacgattggcgcgctgttgctaagacggctataaccgcgtatgcAGTATCGGCACCATTAAACAAGAAGAAAAATGGGCAATAAAGGTTTAATCAAAAACTTCCATATTTATGGCGCGTAGGCTCGATTCTATGCACAATTATAACAGTCATTGGATGAAGCAGAATATCATATCCTCGTTTTGTTTTCATAGTTTTTTCtctgagaaaaatatttatttgtaatacctAAATTCAATCGAATAGATATATCAAACGAAAAATATGGTGTCCATATGTCTGTCCGGCATTCAGATGTTCATACAAGCAATAAAAAGTCATTAGTAATTAATTTGACTGTAGCGTAGGAGCAGCAGGGCTGCATATGAATGGATATTAAAATTGGATAATGTGCTCAAAGCAACTTCTccgtatactatatataaagttttccatttatgttcttatatatatgtatacatctaTTGAAGCATGTACCGCGACCTCTCATCAGTCACAGAGAATCCAGGCTCAGTAGACTCCTCCTCGGTGCTATTAAGGCGATTTGATCCCTATTCGGATACATAGATCTAAGGGTTTCATACTGATATCTATACGGTTGTGAAATTAGCACAAATTAAGCTCATTATGACGGCACCAAAAATGAATGCCACATCAATGACATCAGCGATCTTCAAGAGGCATAATAGGAATAATGACTCCCATTTTGTTCAGTGTAAGAAGTATCAGAATATTTATTACGACACTTCTAATAACTCGCCCGAAATTACCATCGCTAGCCTTTCTGATAACCTGGTGACTTATTCTAGCCTTCGTCAGACTAGCATCAGAATACCTGCCCATAAGTATCTCAATCTATGCTGACGAGGTGACATTCCTTGGCCGGGTAAAAATCTGGTCCTTACGGTTTTACAATTCAAATAGTTCTTAATACGACGCTATTCGATAGGCTTAATTGACAATGTCGAAGGTGGAATATAATATTGATGTTAGCAATAATGATTAAGATTGTGTATATTTCGTGTAGATTTCGAAGCAGCTGTTGAAAGCATCAACATCTTGACAAAAGGGTATAAAGTGTAATGTAAGTTAgccattaaaatatatgtatatatattatttaatattgagatgagttgaaaaaattagtaattcgaaaaatttaattgccCTTGGGGCATTTTGGTAAACATTTTCGATATTCGACTGTATATTGAGATCAATGTCACGGTTCGCCAtatttaaccctggtcgagacgaACGGTCTGacacacttagtcgagaccaatggtgcttggctaggcccaggctagtttacatacatttgtatggaaatacgtgttgtatttacgctcatatatgtacaatatagatacatttttgaaatttcttacctctcgatttggttgaaatcaaattgactgccttgttcactcttggcgtggcaatagcgttcacaaaaaatctaacattttgataaaaattacatttttcttaacctttaaaacgctctagcggctaaagtatttgacctaggtgggtcaaataaattgcaccggtttgcactttcaggaaagccctcatcctcccctctatccctaccaggggcgtggcaatagcgttcacaaaaaatgtaacattttgagaaaagttacatttttcttaacctttaaaacgctatagcggctaaagtatttgacctagataaacatacaaaccaatttggacatgtaacaaacatgaaaacagataaatcaaccgtgcgaagtgattgaaacataccaaagttcatatattttcatacaaaatatatagggtctagccaagcaccattggtgcactaaggtgtaatattataatatcgtttttcgtccttttcgacacgatatcaatgaattttttttctgaattctgtagacaataaaattctaggaagctacctggaagcggaagtcgtttgctacactctaaatatatttaaataacatttaaaaacaaaatatgcctggccagacccgagggtctcgatgagggttaacaatacgaaatttgttttctttaagtttttattgttattcattCACTTATACTATACAAGTGCTTAATTCAAGAAATACTatacttctttattttatttgcagtgAAGGAGGTTTCTTTAAAGCGCATTTGTATTTTCCGAAAGAGTACCCCTTACGTCCTCCACGAATGAAGTTCGTGACAGAAATTTGGCATCCTAACATTGAAAAGAACGGagatgtatgtatttctattcTACACGAGCCTGGCGATGATAAATGGGGCTACGAAAAGGCATCTGAACGTTGGTTACCAGTACACACCGTTGAAACGATATTGATATCTGTGATATCAATGCTGGCTGATCCAAACGATGAATCTCCAGCTAATGTTGATGCTGCTAAGGAGTGGAGAGAGTCGTATCCGgattttaaaagaaaagtagCTAGATGCGTAAGGAAAAGCCAAGAGGAATGTTCATAGagatttgcagtttttttttatatttataaacaatttggtacattaaaatcaattatttaatttttgtcactTAAATAGATAACATCTCTTTAGTGACGtcatttgcaaaattaaaaaactgtctacatttttaaatcgttttatttgatattatgtGGTTTAAATGAGTCGTTATTGGAAAATTGGCACACAAAAGCTTAGTAGttataaagtaataattttttgtgcaagaaaacataaataatttatataaagcatttaacaataaatttctttCAACTGAAATATAAATCTTTAACTTGTAAATAGTTATAATAGTAtgtcattatttttacttttcaaattacAATTGACTTTTACTACTTAAAACatcatttgtttacatatttgatGTATTCCGGTGGTCTGTGGTGATAATGTTCGTACGCGTTTAAGAGCATGTGTCACCATTATACACCGtgcgtttaaaaaaataacgttttctTTTTCCAAAATGGAAATggaggtaaatttttttttctgtgttgCAAACGGTAACATTTTTATCTGTGTTGAGATTGGGTGAAAATGTCCTATGGTgtcaaatgaaaagtgaaattttgacgTTTGCAATTCAAACCAAACGCATTTGCGTTTTTGTCTaggtaattaaattataaaatatatccgcaaacttaataaaattaaaagcacgAAGATTGATTTGTTAATTACAATATTAATGAGACTAtacaaattcataaatttaggtgctacttcggactgagtaggcaattgagaagttaagcagctgcgttggctaggtcatgtcgtccgtatggatgaaaacactccagctctgaaagtactcgacgcagtacccgccggggaatcCAGAGGAAGACCTTCCAATccgttggagaaggacctggctgcaattggtgtctcgaattggcgccaaaatgCTAAAAGAAGatacgattggcgcgctgttgctaactcggctataaccgcgtaagcagtatCGGCACCATTAAACAAGAAGAAAAATGGGCAATAAAGGTTTAATCAAAAACTTCCATATTTATGGCGCGTAGGCTCGATTCTATGCACAATTATAACAGTCATTGGATGAAGCAGAATATCATATCCTCGTTTTGTTTTCATAGTTTTTTCtctgagaaaaatatttatttgtaatacctAAATTCAATCGAATAGATATATCAAACGAAAAATATGGTGTCCATATGTCTGTCCGGCATTCAGATGTTCATACAAGCAATAAAAAGTCATTAGTAATTAATTTGACTGTAGCGTAGGAGCAGCAGGGCTGCATATGAATGGATATTAAAATTGGATAATGTGCTCAAAGCAACTTCTccgtatactatatataaagttttccatttatgttcttatatatatgtatacatctaTTGAAGCATGTACCGCGACCTCTCATCAGTCACAGAGAATCCAGGCTCAGTAGACTCCTCCTCGGTGCTATTAAGGCGATTTGATCCCTATTCGGATACATAGATCTAAGGGTTTCATACTGATATCTATACGGTTGTGAAATTAGCACAAATTAAGCTCATTATGACGGCACCAAAAATGAATGCCACATCAATGACATCAGCGATCTTCAAGAGGCATAATAGGAATAATGACTCCCATTTTGTTCAGTGTAAGAAGTATCAGAATATTTATTACGACACTTCTAATAACTCGCCCGAAATTACCATCGCTAGCCTTTCTGATAACCTGGTGACTTATTCTAGCCTTCGTCAGACTAGCATCAGAATACCTGCCCATAAGTATCTCAATCTATGCTGACGAGGTGACATTCCTTGGCCGGGTAAAAATCTGGTCCTTACGGTTTTACAATTCAAATAGTTCTTAATACGACGCTATTCGATAGGCTTAATTGACAATGTCGAAGGTGGAATATAATATTGATGTTAGCAATAATGATTAAGATTGTGTATATTTCGTGTAGATTTCGAAGCAGCTGTTGAAAGCATCAACATCTTGACAAAAGGGTATAAAGTGTAATGTAAGTTAgccattaaaatatatatttattatttaatattgagatgagttgaaaaaattagtaattcgaaaaatttaattgccCTTGGGGCATTTTGGTAAACATTTTCGATATTCGACTGTATATTGAGATCAATGTCATGGTTCGCCATacttaaccctggtcgagaccaacggtctgatacacttagtcgagaccaatggtgcttggctaggcctaggctagtttacatacatttgtatggaaatacgtgttgtatttacgctcatatatgtacaatatagatacatttttaaaatttcttacctctcgatttggttgaaatcaaattgactgccttgttcacgctaggcgtggcaatagcgttcgcaaaaaatgtaacattttgagaaaaattacatttttcttaaccttttaaaacgccccaaggccccaccgggggcgtggcaataggcgaaaattggttgttatcatttccccacattttttcactacagttgggggggtatggggccgggagggatcaaaaccattttgcgagttagtacacccctggggctttcaggaaagcccgcaacctcccctctatccctaccaggggcgtggcaatagcgttcacaaaaaatgtaacatttggagaaaaattgcatttttcttaacctttaaaacgctctaggggctaaagtatttgacctagataaacgtaaaaaccaatttggacatgtaacgaacacaGTGGCGTAGTTAGgtgggggcgaagggggccgtcgccccgggcgcaacgtcttgggggcggaaAAACGATATTCACTGTTttctaatattcaaaaaatacttcaacaaatttttttacaaaatttattataaaggacaaagagttgtacactcacaatgtaataatctgaataacaatgaaaaatattaatttttactcgaatactcttcagtatttgaatttgtcttatatcttttggcttatatctttcttaaaaatagtgatagaacttaaagatgcacttttctagcctTGATCGCTGgaaaatcacatatcatatcattgtaatttaaagttgaagcagtttcacattctattgagagaatcgcaagattggtcagtctactctgactcatggtcgatctcaagtaagttttgatcaatttaagtttgctaaaagatctttcacaagatgcaactgatacaggtatactgagtagtattcttaaagctgtcgctaacgtcttgtaggcttccagtcccattgaagaaatgtataacaaaactttttctggcgaaaatccaatttgttcTTCGTTTTTCTTCGCTCTCCTTAGAAAAAGTAGGAGAAGTGTCACTGTATAAATCTTCGTTATCCAAGTCATCTGGATAGGATTCGGCAAGTTGctggcatttttctttaatttcgacGAGTTTGTCATTGTATGAGTCTCTGGTTAGTtctataatttgttcaaaatcacaaagaaaaccaaaacgGTCATTAAGCTTTTCCAAATTTGTGAAACGGGTGGATATTTCCATTGATAGCTTATCCAGAATTTCGATCATACAGCGACGCATTTCTTCTTCTGAATTTAAACCAGCATCTTTAGATATTTCCCCAGACATATTTCGCTTCTTCCGAATTCTCTTGATAATAGTAACACCCNNNNNNNNNNNNNNNNNNNNNNNNNNNNNNNNNNNNNNNNNNNNNNNNNNNNNNNNNNNNNNNNNNNNNNNNNNNNNNNNNNNNNNNNNNNNNNNNNNNNgtacactcacaatgtaataatctgaataacaatgaaaaatattaatttttactcgaatactcttcagtatttgaatttttcttatatcttttggcttatatctttcttaaaaatagtgatagaacttaaagatgcacttttctagctttgatcgctgcaaaatcacatatcatatcattgtaatttaaagttgaagcagtttcacattctattgagagaatcgCAAGGTTGGTCAGTCTACtctgactcatggtcgatctctagtaagatttgatcaatttaagtttgctaaaagatctttcacaagatgcaactgatacaggtatactgagtagtattcttaaagctgtcgctaacgtcttgtaggcttccagtcccattgaagaaatgtataacaaaactttttctggcgaaaatccaatttgttcTTCGTTTTTCTTCGCTCTCCTTAATAAAAGTAGGATGTCTTGGATGTCACTGTATAAATCTTCGTTATCCAAGTCATCTGGATAGGATTCGGCAAGTTGctggcatttttctttaatttcgacGAGTTTGTCATTGTATGAGTCTCTGGTTAGTtctataatttgttcaaaatcacaaagaaaaccaaaacgGTCATTAAGCTTTTCCAAATTTGTGAAACGGGTGGATATTTCCATTGATAGCTTATCCAGAATTTCGATCATACAGCGACGCATTTCTTCTTCTGAATTTAAACCAGCATCTTTAGATATTTCCCCAGACATATTTCGCTTCTTCCGAATTCTCTTGATAATAGTAACACCCCACTGCTCGCACTAATTTTTGGCTTTgacttctagttcctaaattttatatacttaatatcgaagatattttgtaaaaattcacttttgttcgaaccacctaatgaaacttgtaggtaggtagataaagggggcggcaaaacatccttggccccgggcgcccgaagttgtagctacgccactgaacgaacatgaaaacagataaatcaaccgtgcgaagtgataggaacataccaaagttcatatattttcatacgaaatatatggggtctagccaagcaccattggtgcactaaggtgtaatattataatatccttttttcgtccttttcgatacgatatccttgaattttttttctgaattctatagacaataaaattctaggaagctacctggaagcgcaagtcgtttgctacactctaaatatatttaaataacatttaaaaacaaaatatgcctggccagacccgagggtctcgatgagggttaacaatacgaaatttgttttctttaagtttttattgttattcacTTATACTGTACAGGTGCTTAAGTCAAGAAATACTAtacttactttattttatttgcagtgAAGGAGGTTTCTTTAAAGCGCATTTGTATTTTCCGAAAGAGTACCCCTTACGTCCTCCACGAATGAAGTTCGTGACAGAAATTTGGCATCCTAACATTGAAAAGAACGGAGATGTATGTAACGTTGAAACGATAATGATATCTGTGATATCAATGCTGGCTGATCCAAACGATGGATCTCCAGCTAATGTTGATGCTGCTAAGGAGTGGAGAGAGTCGTATCCGgattttaaaagaaaagtagCTAGATGCGTAAGGAAAAGCCAAGAGGAATGTTCATAGagatttgcagtttttttttatttataaacaatttggtacattaaaatcaattattttatttttgtcactTAAATAGATAATATCTCTTTAGTGACGtcatttgcaaaattaaaaaactgtctacatttttaaatcgttttatttgatattatgtGGTTTAAATGAGTCGTTATTGGAAAATTGGCACACAAAAGCTTAGTAGttataaagtaataattttgaTGTGcaagaaaacataaataatttatataaagcatttaacaataaatttctaTCAACTGAAATATAAATCTTTAAATTGTAAATAGTTATAATAGTAtgtcattatttttacttttcaaattacAATTGACTCTTATTACTTAAAACatcatttgtttacatatttgatGTATTCCGGTGGTCTGTGGTGATAATGTTCGTACGCGTTTAAGAGCATGAGTCACCATTATACACCCTGCGTtcaaaaaataacgttttctTTTTCCAAAATGGAGGTAGcgtttattggaaaaaaatgctGTAATTATAGGAAATACGTTCCTTTGTTATAGCTGACATTTATTCAATTGTTGCTCTAATCTCCCGCGATATTTACActctgtcaagaaagtatcgggaataaTTAATTTCCCcctctcatctcccgcttatGTGGAAtacaggtaaatttttttttctgtgttgCAAACGGTAACATTTTTATCTGTGTTGAGATTGGGTGAAAATGTCCTATGGTgtcaaatgaaaagtgaaattttgacgTTTGCAATTCAAACCAAACGCATTTGCGTTTTTGTCTaggtaattaaattataaaatatatccgcaaacttaataaaattaaaagcacgAAGATTGATTTGTTAATTACAATATTAATGAGACTAtacaaattcataaatttaggtgctacttcggactgagtaggcaattgagaagttaagcagctgcgttggctaggtcatgtcgtccgtatggatgaaaacactccagctctgaaagtactcgacgcagtacccgccggggaatcCAGAGGAAGACCTTCCAATccgttggagaaggacctggctgcaattggtgtctcgaattggcgccaaaatgCTAAAAGAAGatacgattggcg
Above is a genomic segment from Bactrocera neohumeralis isolate Rockhampton unplaced genomic scaffold, APGP_CSIRO_Bneo_wtdbg2-racon-allhic-juicebox.fasta_v2 cluster09, whole genome shotgun sequence containing:
- the LOC126764221 gene encoding ubiquitin-conjugating enzyme E2 G1 isoform X1 — protein: MSELQSSLLLKKQLAELNKNPVEGFSAGLIDENDIFRWEVLIIGPPDTLYEGGFFKAHLYFPKEYPLRPPRMKFVTEIWHPNIEKNGDVCISILHEPGDDKWGYEKASERWLPVHTVETILISVISMLADPNDESPANVDAAKEWRESYPDFKRKVARCVRKSQEECS
- the LOC126764221 gene encoding ubiquitin-conjugating enzyme E2 G1 isoform X2, with the translated sequence MKFVTEIWHPNIEKNGDVCISILHEPGDDKWGYEKASERWLPVHTVETILISVISMLADPNDESPANVDAAKEWRESYPDFKRKVARCVRKSQEECS
- the LOC126764251 gene encoding ubiquitin-conjugating enzyme E2 G1-like; the encoded protein is MKFVTEIWHPNIEKNGDVCNVETIMISVISMLADPNDGSPANVDAAKEWRESYPDFKRKVARCVRKSQEECS